A single Deltaproteobacteria bacterium DNA region contains:
- a CDS encoding GNAT family N-acetyltransferase yields the protein MKVKIRPAVISDAESCARVMYEAFKSIARRHQFPSDLPTLEHAMRVVIVCVSHPASFGAVAERSGRVVGSCFIDKRDQIYGLGPVSVEPKVQARGIGRKLVEAALQHGEKAAGIRLVQDAFNLMSFSLYVSLGFEVKEPLALVEGRLRSLPLEEVKVRPLEKGDLDECEALCLKVHGFARTNELQDALNLSSAFVLLRQGCIKAYTSGVALWGHGVAETEADMKGLLLGVEASRPQPLRFIAPMRLNGFFRWCLSEGLRVVKPMTLMAMGRYLDPKGCYFPSASY from the coding sequence GTGAAGGTAAAAATTCGTCCTGCGGTCATATCGGACGCTGAGTCTTGCGCCCGTGTCATGTATGAAGCTTTTAAAAGCATTGCCCGCCGCCATCAGTTTCCCTCGGACCTTCCCACCCTGGAACACGCGATGCGAGTCGTCATAGTCTGCGTCAGTCATCCTGCGAGCTTTGGGGCTGTCGCCGAACGCAGCGGGCGGGTGGTGGGCTCATGCTTCATTGACAAGCGCGATCAAATATACGGCCTCGGGCCGGTGAGCGTCGAACCGAAGGTTCAGGCGCGAGGCATTGGCCGAAAGCTAGTGGAAGCCGCGCTTCAGCATGGTGAAAAAGCGGCCGGGATACGCCTGGTCCAGGATGCGTTCAACCTCATGTCCTTTTCGCTATACGTCTCCCTTGGTTTTGAGGTCAAAGAGCCCCTGGCCCTGGTGGAAGGCAGGCTCAGGTCCTTACCGCTGGAAGAGGTCAAAGTAAGACCCCTTGAGAAAGGAGACCTGGATGAATGCGAGGCCCTCTGCCTGAAGGTGCATGGGTTTGCGCGCACCAATGAATTACAAGACGCCTTGAATCTTTCATCGGCCTTCGTTCTTTTACGCCAAGGCTGTATCAAGGCCTATACCTCCGGCGTGGCTCTTTGGGGTCACGGTGTGGCTGAAACCGAGGCAGACATGAAAGGACTGCTCCTGGGCGTTGAGGCGTCGCGACCCCAACCGCTCCGCTTTATCGCACCGATGCGGCTGAACGGCTTTTTTCGCTGGTGCCTGAGCGAGGGCTTGCGCGTGGTCAAACCGATGACGCTCATGGCCATGGGCCGGTACCTGGATCCCAAAGGCTGCTATTTTCCATCCGCAAGCTATTGA
- the ybgF gene encoding tol-pal system protein YbgF, which translates to MTRKPSGLSLIMAVAMILLSARLATAGFEETYQQGRVLYLEENYDQAAQAFSRLTLQYPDHRLIPDAVYWLGKCYFAQKLYQRAMKEFEWAAQISPSWPRTPDALLMRAYSLSRLGKQEAATAGFKNVIARYPDSQAAEKARQSLGLEPKNKKDTNTVLPEIRAARAVLGEKVVPLTPKKKSSGQVSKRQVRGAAGMSDIMEAITQADLATFKTILAKYPYVVEFRDREGNTPLHKTAAYNRPHMASLLLAQGADADADSRSYVFIYTPLHEAVRHNNIEMVELLLANGAKIDAGRYIRRREWSDRYAFTPLLQAVRYNHLEMVKLLLEKGADPNISAHPATGETPLRLARRKGFLDIAEVLKTYLAVH; encoded by the coding sequence ATGACCAGGAAACCGTCTGGCCTGTCCCTGATTATGGCGGTGGCCATGATTTTGCTTTCAGCCCGGCTCGCGACGGCCGGCTTTGAAGAAACCTACCAGCAGGGACGGGTTCTATATCTGGAAGAAAACTATGATCAGGCGGCCCAGGCCTTCAGCCGTTTGACCTTGCAATATCCCGACCACCGCCTGATCCCTGACGCCGTATACTGGTTAGGTAAATGCTACTTCGCCCAAAAGCTGTATCAGCGGGCTATGAAAGAATTTGAATGGGCGGCGCAGATATCCCCGTCATGGCCCAGGACTCCGGATGCTCTGCTGATGCGGGCCTATAGCCTTTCCCGGCTCGGCAAACAGGAAGCGGCAACAGCCGGATTTAAAAACGTGATCGCCCGCTACCCTGACTCTCAAGCAGCCGAAAAGGCCAGGCAAAGCCTGGGACTCGAACCAAAAAATAAAAAAGACACAAATACGGTCCTGCCTGAAATCAGGGCGGCCAGGGCCGTGCTCGGGGAAAAGGTGGTCCCATTGACGCCTAAAAAGAAATCATCGGGTCAGGTATCTAAAAGACAGGTCAGAGGCGCGGCCGGGATGTCGGATATCATGGAGGCTATCACGCAGGCGGACCTGGCTACATTTAAAACCATCCTGGCAAAATATCCTTATGTCGTTGAGTTCAGGGACAGGGAGGGGAACACGCCCCTGCACAAGACGGCTGCCTATAACCGGCCTCACATGGCCAGCCTGCTCCTGGCTCAGGGGGCGGACGCGGATGCGGACAGCAGAAGTTACGTCTTTATTTATACGCCTCTCCATGAAGCTGTCAGGCACAACAATATCGAGATGGTGGAACTGCTTCTCGCTAATGGGGCAAAAATAGATGCGGGCAGATATATCAGACGCAGGGAATGGTCTGACCGTTATGCCTTTACCCCTCTGCTTCAGGCAGTCAGATACAACCACCTTGAAATGGTGAAGCTGCTTCTCGAAAAAGGAGCGGACCCAAACATCTCAGCCCACCCCGCCACCGGCGAAACCCCGCTGCGGCTGGCTAGAAGAAAAGGCTTTCTCGATATCGCCGAGGTCCTGAAGACCTACCTCGCGGTGCATTGA
- a CDS encoding DUF89 family protein, whose translation MKAKPDCIACMFKQALNTTRFVTDDPEVQRQVLFKVAEAVVRMSLDTNPAILSRPAYDAVYEVTGIRDPYKQAKAETNREALALESKFQEMIDQSDDPLETGLHLAAAGNIIDFGIGHQFELMPDILAILERGFAISAYEEFKKELVPGRSLLYLGDNAGEIVLDRLFIEVLKETGVDIVFSVKSGPIINDATMEDAEVSGMTSLVKVIETGSDDIGVNWDRASSEFIQTFKSAAVILSKGQGNFETCASRKENIYFLLKAKCEAVARELGVKEGDIVFKHNRG comes from the coding sequence GTGAAGGCCAAACCCGACTGCATTGCCTGCATGTTCAAGCAGGCCTTAAATACGACGCGATTTGTGACGGACGATCCTGAAGTTCAGCGGCAGGTCCTGTTCAAGGTGGCCGAGGCAGTCGTACGAATGTCCCTGGATACCAACCCGGCCATCCTGTCCCGGCCGGCCTATGACGCCGTGTACGAGGTCACCGGGATTCGGGATCCATACAAGCAGGCCAAGGCCGAGACAAACCGGGAAGCCCTGGCGCTGGAGTCAAAATTTCAGGAGATGATTGATCAATCCGATGATCCGCTTGAGACAGGTCTGCACCTGGCTGCGGCCGGGAACATCATTGATTTTGGCATCGGCCACCAGTTTGAGCTCATGCCAGACATCCTGGCCATCCTTGAGCGCGGCTTCGCCATCAGTGCTTATGAAGAATTCAAGAAAGAGCTTGTGCCTGGCCGGAGTCTTCTTTATCTGGGCGACAATGCCGGTGAAATCGTGCTTGACCGCCTGTTTATCGAGGTGCTCAAGGAAACCGGGGTTGACATTGTTTTCAGCGTTAAGTCCGGCCCGATTATCAATGACGCCACCATGGAGGACGCTGAGGTTTCAGGCATGACCTCGTTGGTCAAGGTCATCGAAACCGGAAGTGACGATATTGGCGTGAACTGGGACCGGGCTTCAAGCGAGTTCATTCAGACCTTTAAGTCCGCCGCCGTGATCCTCAGCAAGGGGCAAGGGAATTTCGAGACCTGCGCCTCCCGCAAGGAAAACATCTACTTTCTTCTGAAGGCCAAGTGTGAAGCCGTGGCCCGGGAGCTTGGCGTAAAGGAAGGGGATATCGTTTTCAAGCACAATCGAGGTTAA
- a CDS encoding glycine cleavage system protein H, producing MVKALKTRQRAVEEGCLWMKAGVANYKLCNNYFDCTTCKYDEAMRKTAEENRRIRAAGGTPAGKKARIVSWQEAMRLKPANQRLCRHTLTGRVGYRICAYDYECSACDFDQFFEDEWEISVPIHLVDAPRIRGYKVPEGFYYHDGHAWAKIENAGKVRIGLDDFGLKLVGPLEKLELPHVGYEITRNAASWSLYRDNNEAKIMAPIDGIVLAVNPKIRQRPDISYDQPYEDGWVMVVQATSLKNNVRELHFGEDAQGFIETESDRLFKMVETEVGPLPADGGEIVADVYGNLPRLGWDNLTRTFFRS from the coding sequence ATGGTAAAAGCATTAAAAACCAGGCAGCGGGCCGTGGAGGAAGGATGCCTCTGGATGAAGGCCGGAGTGGCGAACTACAAGCTTTGCAACAACTATTTTGACTGCACCACCTGCAAGTATGATGAGGCCATGCGCAAGACGGCCGAAGAGAATCGGCGCATTCGTGCGGCAGGCGGGACCCCCGCGGGCAAGAAGGCCAGGATTGTTTCCTGGCAGGAGGCCATGCGGCTCAAGCCGGCCAATCAGCGGCTCTGCCGTCACACCTTGACCGGCCGTGTCGGTTATCGGATCTGCGCTTACGACTATGAGTGCAGCGCCTGCGATTTCGACCAGTTCTTTGAGGACGAGTGGGAGATTTCTGTCCCCATTCATCTGGTGGATGCCCCGCGAATTCGGGGGTACAAGGTCCCGGAAGGATTTTATTATCATGATGGTCATGCCTGGGCCAAGATTGAAAACGCGGGCAAGGTTCGCATCGGGCTGGATGATTTTGGCCTGAAGCTCGTTGGTCCGCTGGAAAAACTGGAGCTTCCTCACGTCGGCTACGAGATCACCAGGAACGCCGCCTCCTGGAGCTTGTATCGTGACAACAATGAGGCCAAAATAATGGCCCCGATTGATGGGATCGTCCTGGCGGTCAATCCCAAGATTCGCCAGCGTCCGGACATATCCTACGACCAGCCTTATGAGGACGGCTGGGTCATGGTCGTGCAGGCGACGAGCCTGAAGAATAACGTCAGGGAGCTCCATTTCGGCGAAGACGCTCAGGGTTTCATCGAAACCGAAAGCGACAGGCTGTTCAAGATGGTTGAAACCGAGGTTGGGCCCCTGCCTGCAGACGGTGGCGAAATCGTGGCCGATGTATACGGTAACCTGCCGCGCTTGGGCTGGGATAACCTCACCAGAACCTTCTTCCGCTCCTAA